A section of the Acidobacterium capsulatum ATCC 51196 genome encodes:
- a CDS encoding DUF1634 domain-containing protein, with product MRWTDQQMDNIIANMLRAGVMTAAAIVLLGGVMYLFQHPGAAPDYGVFHGEVAQLRDPVGIVKTALQGHARSIIQFGLLLLIATPIVRVFLCVVGFFSQRDRLYVAVSLMVLCVLLYSVIFGH from the coding sequence ATGCGCTGGACCGATCAGCAGATGGACAACATCATTGCCAACATGCTGCGCGCCGGGGTCATGACGGCGGCGGCCATTGTGCTGCTGGGCGGCGTGATGTATCTCTTTCAGCATCCGGGCGCTGCGCCGGACTATGGGGTGTTTCACGGGGAAGTAGCGCAACTGCGCGACCCTGTGGGCATTGTGAAGACGGCACTGCAGGGGCATGCCCGCAGCATTATCCAGTTTGGCCTGCTGCTGCTGATCGCCACGCCGATTGTGCGTGTCTTTCTGTGCGTGGTGGGCTTCTTTTCGCAGCGCGACCGGCTCTACGTGGCTGTGAGCTTGATGGTGCTGTGCGTGCTGCTCTACAGCGTCATCTTTGGCCATTGA
- a CDS encoding TonB-dependent receptor: MNRRSRFFSIFAFAFLVVLVVGAVPGSAQSGSSSIHGQVTDPSGAVIPGAAVTVSTPSGKVAGSATTSAGGTYAVHGLAPGRYDVDVTMQGFASYHAQDVIVSRGAAKTIDAALSIAVDQQKVEVHAEQEHVDTSPENNANAIILKGKALDALSDDPDQLQDELQALAGPSAGPNGGQIYIDGFTGGQMPPKSDIREIRINQNPFSAEYDRLGYGRIEIFTKPGTDHWHGGYNVRGNYSAFNGQNPIINANLQPGQTTLLQEPSYYSYDMFGNLSGPLTKHSSFNLDIFGRNVQNQNIIDATDPNNTSATLNEAFANPSSRLFISPRVDFQAGPKNTITLRYVYFRGTDKASNVGGTTLPSQAYKSVNTDNSIQASDSLIVTPNIVDDIRFRYRHVTSTQTPDSLLPSVTLSSQFTTGGNSAQTSTSTDDAMELQNYFTTSIGAHALTFGSRLRSDAQNNFTDAGSNGSYIFTTLDEYNRKAPAQYSYTKINNGTAKAILFEASLFYQDDWKVSPRLTFSYGLRWETQNRIHDKFDWAPRVSLAYALDGNGKKPAKTVLRAGYGWFYNRFDLSNVIQTIHQNFGVNGVPNEEQFVATNPGFYNPDAVTPIDQNTPNVSGIAPTYYNIDPHFKAANDMELAVGIDRQINKRMTGNVTYLYTQGNHQYLTNNIGALDLNNVDASTNTYTGNTAKTSQNIMQYQSEGIYKESQIIATVHAFYKNVMLSTFYTYSNAKSDTSGTGHVPSVASDPALDYGRASFDVHNRFFALMTIQAPWKLTFAPMFNATSGSPFNITTGNDLTGNNSYSARPTFAANCAEAYTVQTPYGCLDANPIANGAFNEKIAPYNLGTGPTTWQMNMRVSKVIGFGPKVKGGGFGGPHGGPHGRGLGGRGLSGNSGPIGKFNASVARKYSLTLDAFATNIFNHTNLASPNGSINLTAPTTSDPTACSNSAYTTSNGYCAQQFFLKSQSLAGGFFNHASAGNRTIFLEAHVNF; this comes from the coding sequence ATGAATCGCAGGAGTCGTTTTTTCTCAATTTTTGCCTTTGCTTTTCTTGTTGTGCTTGTTGTGGGAGCCGTACCCGGCAGCGCGCAATCGGGCTCATCGAGCATTCATGGTCAGGTGACTGACCCTTCCGGCGCGGTCATTCCCGGCGCGGCCGTCACGGTGAGCACGCCCTCGGGCAAAGTTGCAGGCTCAGCGACCACCTCTGCCGGTGGAACCTACGCCGTCCACGGTCTCGCCCCCGGCCGCTATGACGTCGACGTCACCATGCAGGGCTTTGCCTCGTATCACGCGCAGGATGTGATCGTATCCAGGGGCGCTGCCAAGACGATTGACGCAGCTCTCTCGATCGCGGTCGATCAGCAGAAGGTCGAGGTCCACGCCGAGCAGGAGCACGTGGACACGAGCCCCGAGAACAACGCCAACGCCATCATCCTGAAGGGCAAGGCGCTCGATGCGCTCTCCGACGACCCTGACCAGTTGCAGGATGAGCTTCAGGCGCTCGCCGGACCCTCGGCCGGCCCCAATGGCGGACAGATTTACATTGACGGCTTCACCGGCGGCCAGATGCCGCCCAAGTCCGACATTCGCGAAATCCGCATCAACCAGAATCCGTTCTCTGCCGAATACGACCGCCTGGGCTACGGCCGCATTGAGATCTTCACCAAGCCGGGCACCGATCACTGGCACGGCGGCTACAACGTGCGCGGCAATTACTCGGCCTTCAACGGGCAGAACCCGATCATCAACGCCAACCTGCAGCCCGGCCAGACCACTCTGCTGCAGGAGCCGAGCTACTACTCCTATGACATGTTCGGCAATCTCAGCGGGCCGCTGACCAAACACTCCAGCTTCAACCTCGATATCTTCGGCCGCAACGTGCAGAACCAGAACATCATCGATGCGACGGACCCCAACAACACCAGCGCGACACTCAACGAAGCCTTTGCCAATCCCAGCTCGCGGCTCTTCATCAGCCCGCGCGTGGATTTTCAGGCCGGCCCCAAAAACACCATCACGCTTCGCTACGTCTACTTTCGCGGAACAGACAAGGCCAGCAATGTCGGCGGAACCACGCTGCCCTCGCAAGCCTATAAGTCAGTGAATACCGACAATAGCATTCAGGCGAGCGACAGCCTCATCGTCACGCCCAACATTGTCGATGACATCCGCTTCCGCTATCGCCACGTCACCAGCACGCAGACTCCGGACAGCCTTCTGCCCAGCGTCACGCTCTCCTCGCAGTTCACCACGGGCGGCAACAGCGCGCAGACCAGCACCTCCACCGACGACGCCATGGAACTGCAGAATTACTTCACCACCTCCATCGGCGCACATGCGCTGACCTTTGGATCGCGGCTGCGTTCTGACGCGCAGAATAACTTCACCGATGCAGGCTCGAACGGCTCTTATATCTTCACGACGCTCGACGAATACAACCGCAAAGCGCCGGCGCAGTACAGCTATACCAAGATCAACAACGGCACCGCCAAGGCTATTCTGTTTGAGGCTTCGCTCTTCTATCAGGACGACTGGAAGGTCAGCCCCCGCCTGACCTTCAGCTATGGCCTGCGCTGGGAGACGCAGAACCGCATTCACGACAAGTTTGACTGGGCGCCGCGTGTCTCACTGGCTTACGCACTCGATGGCAACGGCAAAAAACCGGCCAAGACCGTGCTGCGCGCCGGCTATGGATGGTTCTACAACCGCTTTGATCTCTCCAATGTCATTCAGACCATTCACCAGAACTTCGGCGTGAATGGCGTGCCGAATGAAGAGCAGTTTGTCGCCACCAATCCCGGCTTCTATAACCCTGACGCAGTCACGCCCATCGATCAGAACACGCCAAATGTCAGCGGCATCGCGCCCACTTACTACAACATAGACCCGCACTTCAAAGCCGCCAATGACATGGAGTTGGCCGTCGGCATCGATCGCCAGATCAACAAGCGGATGACGGGCAACGTCACCTACCTGTATACGCAGGGCAACCACCAGTATCTGACCAACAACATTGGCGCGCTCGACCTGAACAACGTGGATGCCAGCACCAATACCTACACGGGCAACACTGCAAAAACCTCGCAGAACATCATGCAGTACCAGTCCGAAGGCATCTACAAAGAGAGCCAGATCATCGCCACCGTGCATGCCTTCTACAAAAACGTAATGCTGAGCACCTTCTACACCTACAGCAACGCGAAATCAGACACCAGCGGAACCGGCCATGTGCCCTCGGTCGCCAGTGATCCAGCGCTCGATTATGGCCGCGCCAGCTTCGACGTTCACAACCGTTTCTTCGCGCTCATGACCATCCAGGCCCCCTGGAAGCTGACCTTCGCGCCGATGTTCAACGCGACCTCGGGCAGCCCCTTCAACATCACCACCGGCAATGACCTCACCGGCAACAACAGTTACAGCGCGCGGCCGACCTTTGCCGCCAACTGTGCTGAGGCCTATACGGTGCAGACACCCTATGGGTGCCTCGACGCCAACCCCATTGCCAACGGCGCATTCAATGAAAAAATCGCTCCCTATAACCTCGGAACCGGCCCCACGACCTGGCAGATGAATATGCGCGTCAGCAAAGTCATCGGCTTTGGCCCCAAGGTGAAAGGCGGCGGCTTCGGTGGTCCGCATGGCGGCCCGCATGGCCGCGGCCTCGGCGGACGAGGCTTGAGCGGCAATTCGGGCCCCATCGGCAAGTTCAACGCCTCGGTCGCCCGCAAATACTCGCTCACGCTCGATGCCTTTGCCACCAACATCTTCAATCACACCAACCTGGCATCGCCCAATGGCTCCATCAACCTCACCGCGCCCACGACGAGTGATCCCACGGCCTGCTCGAACAGCGCCTACACCACGTCAAATGGTTATTGCGCCCAGCAGTTCTTTCTGAAATCGCAAAGCCTGGCGGGTGGATTCTTCAACCACGCCAGCGCCGGCAACCGCACCATCTTCCTCGAAGCGCATGTGAACTTTTAA
- the hutH gene encoding histidine ammonia-lyase has translation MSEALVLTGQPLTLEEIGDVALRQRPVVLGEEARARVLASRRLVDALVERNETAYGINTGFGKLSDVRIPPDQLQALQRNLVRSHACGIGEPLPEATVRAMLLLRANVLAKGHSGVRPVVIEMLLGMLAHGLHPVVPSRGSVGASGDLAPLAHLALGLIGEGFVFAKGQRMAAREALTQAGLEPLALEAKEGLALLNGTQAMTAVGALALERALRVTQLFDLAGGMSLDALRGTPAAFDERIHLARPHPGQLAAARHLRALLEDSEIRESHRTGDPRVQDAYCLRCMPQVHGAARGALAHVREVIEIESGSATDNPLVFSADSRSADSVAAGSGHEAAEILSGGNFHGAPLAMAFDYAAIALTDLMSISERRVDRLVNPDINEGLPPFLSTSPGVSSGLMIAHVAAAALLNESKVLSHPASVDSVPTSGGKEDHVSMGMTAALKLEQIVGNAEHLLAIELMSAAQGLDYRQPLRPARALEAAQAVVREFVAPLTSDRELSSDIAALAAAIRAGSFDRWRS, from the coding sequence ATGTCTGAAGCGCTTGTGTTGACGGGCCAGCCGCTCACGCTGGAAGAGATTGGGGACGTGGCGCTGCGCCAGCGTCCGGTGGTGCTGGGCGAAGAGGCCCGTGCCCGTGTGCTGGCCTCGCGCCGCCTGGTGGATGCGCTGGTGGAGCGCAATGAGACGGCCTACGGCATCAACACCGGCTTCGGCAAGCTCTCGGACGTGCGCATTCCGCCGGATCAGCTTCAAGCCTTGCAGCGCAACCTGGTGCGCAGCCATGCCTGCGGCATCGGCGAACCGCTGCCTGAGGCCACCGTGCGGGCCATGCTGCTGCTGCGTGCCAATGTGCTGGCCAAGGGCCATAGCGGTGTGCGTCCGGTGGTGATTGAGATGCTGCTCGGGATGCTCGCGCACGGTCTGCACCCGGTGGTGCCGTCGCGCGGATCGGTGGGCGCGAGCGGTGATCTGGCTCCTTTGGCGCATCTGGCGCTGGGGTTGATCGGGGAAGGCTTTGTCTTTGCAAAGGGCCAGCGGATGGCTGCGCGTGAGGCGCTGACGCAGGCCGGTCTGGAGCCGCTCGCGCTCGAGGCCAAGGAGGGGTTGGCTCTGCTCAACGGCACGCAGGCCATGACGGCGGTGGGCGCGCTGGCGCTGGAACGCGCTCTCAGGGTGACTCAGCTCTTTGACCTGGCCGGAGGCATGTCTCTGGATGCGCTGCGCGGCACGCCCGCCGCGTTTGATGAGCGCATTCATCTGGCCCGGCCTCATCCGGGGCAACTGGCGGCGGCGCGGCATCTGCGCGCACTGCTCGAAGACAGCGAAATTCGTGAGTCGCACCGCACCGGCGACCCGCGCGTGCAGGATGCCTATTGCCTGCGCTGCATGCCGCAGGTGCATGGCGCGGCGCGCGGCGCACTGGCGCACGTGCGCGAAGTGATCGAGATTGAGAGCGGATCGGCGACGGACAATCCGCTGGTTTTTTCTGCAGACAGCAGGTCTGCCGACAGCGTGGCAGCCGGCAGCGGGCACGAGGCGGCCGAGATTCTCTCTGGCGGCAACTTTCATGGCGCGCCGCTGGCGATGGCCTTTGATTATGCAGCGATTGCGCTGACCGACCTGATGAGCATCAGCGAGCGCCGCGTGGACCGGCTCGTAAATCCTGACATCAACGAGGGGCTGCCGCCGTTTCTTTCCACCTCGCCCGGTGTTTCGTCCGGGCTGATGATCGCGCATGTCGCGGCAGCCGCTTTGCTCAATGAATCCAAGGTGTTATCGCACCCGGCCAGCGTGGACAGCGTGCCGACCTCGGGCGGTAAGGAAGATCATGTTTCGATGGGCATGACGGCGGCCCTGAAGCTGGAACAAATCGTTGGAAACGCCGAGCACCTGCTGGCCATCGAATTGATGTCGGCTGCGCAGGGGCTCGATTATCGTCAACCGCTGCGTCCGGCCCGGGCGCTCGAAGCCGCGCAGGCAGTGGTGCGGGAGTTTGTCGCTCCGCTCACGTCTGACCGGGAGCTTTCGAGTGACATTGCCGCGCTGGCCGCAGCCATTCGTGCCGGCAGTTTTGACCGCTGGCGCTCCTGA
- a CDS encoding DUF5666 domain-containing protein → MTPASLLAAPASLLPAAWQDQASATTRVMGTVTAASGNSLTVQPAHGSAVTVSVPDGARVLRLEPGQKTLSAATPIPMNEISVGDRVLASGTAASGSGIDARLVVAMKKSDIAQRQQAEEQAWQQDGVGGIVKSVDPSNGTIVLAEAAQSVTIKTTPSTKIRQYASNSVAFRDAQPSTLAAIKPGAQLRAKGDQPPADGTLTANAIIFGDFQNIAGMVMDVNPSAQTLTVKDLATKKPVTLTIQNWTQLRKLPEQVAKMVGMRMQAMKHEPHGAHGHQPGGAAGNGARAGGRFNRVLERASVIPLTDLHKGDAVLVVATPGSGSQPGTAVTLLAGVEPMLRASAKASSSMFSSSWSLGGGQASGGAGGGAGDSTPQQH, encoded by the coding sequence ATGACACCCGCTTCTCTGCTGGCGGCTCCGGCCTCTCTGCTTCCTGCCGCGTGGCAAGACCAGGCCTCCGCGACCACCCGTGTCATGGGCACCGTCACCGCGGCCTCGGGCAACTCCCTCACGGTTCAACCCGCTCACGGCAGCGCTGTCACGGTCTCCGTGCCTGACGGAGCGCGCGTCCTGCGGCTGGAGCCCGGCCAGAAGACACTCTCTGCGGCCACACCCATTCCCATGAATGAAATCTCCGTGGGCGATCGCGTGCTGGCCTCGGGCACCGCGGCCTCCGGAAGCGGCATCGACGCCCGTCTCGTCGTCGCCATGAAGAAGTCTGACATCGCCCAGCGGCAACAGGCAGAAGAACAGGCATGGCAGCAGGATGGCGTGGGCGGCATCGTCAAGTCCGTCGATCCCTCCAACGGAACCATTGTGCTGGCCGAGGCCGCGCAAAGCGTGACCATCAAGACCACCCCGTCCACAAAGATTCGCCAATATGCGAGCAACTCCGTGGCCTTTCGCGATGCGCAGCCTTCAACCCTGGCGGCCATCAAGCCCGGTGCGCAATTGCGCGCCAAGGGCGATCAGCCGCCGGCCGATGGCACTCTGACCGCCAATGCCATCATCTTTGGCGACTTTCAGAACATCGCCGGCATGGTCATGGACGTGAACCCCTCAGCCCAGACGCTGACCGTCAAAGACCTCGCCACGAAGAAGCCCGTAACGCTCACCATCCAGAACTGGACACAGCTTCGCAAGCTACCCGAGCAGGTCGCAAAAATGGTGGGCATGCGCATGCAGGCCATGAAGCATGAACCCCACGGCGCACACGGCCACCAGCCCGGCGGTGCGGCCGGCAACGGCGCCCGCGCAGGCGGCCGCTTCAACCGTGTGCTTGAGCGCGCCTCCGTCATTCCTCTGACTGATCTGCACAAGGGCGATGCCGTGCTCGTAGTCGCAACCCCCGGCAGCGGCAGCCAGCCCGGAACCGCAGTCACCCTTCTGGCGGGCGTCGAGCCGATGCTGCGCGCCTCTGCCAAGGCCAGCAGCAGCATGTTCTCTTCTTCCTGGAGCCTCGGTGGCGGCCAGGCCAGCGGCGGCGCTGGGGGCGGTGCTGGAGATTCCACCCCGCAGCAGCACTAG
- a CDS encoding sugar MFS transporter, whose amino-acid sequence MAFSGSTSTVNFRSSSGSSNAAALSIVTTLFFIWGFITSLNDILIPHLRSIFSLNYAEAMLVQFAFFSAYAVFGLPAGSLVERIGYKRSMVAGLLAMCLGAILFVPAAAAPSFPLFLVALIVLAAGITTLQVAANPYVAILGPPHTASSRLNLTQAFNSLGTVLAPLFGAWLILGDAPKVIKDLKALTPAALHRYHVAQAATVKIPYVGIALVLLLLGLLIAFYKFPRLDITRDFRPVNPGQADSIWNYRHLVLGAIGIFVYVGAEVSIGSFLTNYFNQPNIGGYSIEAAAKLVPYYWGGAMIGRFIGAGALQRLKTGPVVGICAIVAAVLVISSMLSFGLVAVWTILLVGLFNSILFPSIFTLAIAELGPLTGKASGLLCVAIVGGAIVPEIQGVLADHIGIHHAFILPVLCYAFIAYYGFRGSRIVIPG is encoded by the coding sequence ATGGCATTTTCCGGCTCGACCAGCACGGTCAACTTCCGATCCAGCTCCGGCAGCAGCAACGCGGCGGCGCTGTCGATTGTCACGACGCTGTTTTTTATCTGGGGCTTCATCACGTCGCTCAATGACATTCTGATTCCCCATTTGCGGTCTATTTTTTCGCTGAATTACGCCGAAGCCATGCTGGTGCAGTTCGCCTTTTTCTCGGCGTATGCGGTGTTTGGTCTGCCGGCGGGTTCGCTGGTGGAGCGGATCGGCTACAAGCGCTCGATGGTGGCCGGCCTGTTGGCGATGTGCCTCGGCGCGATTCTGTTTGTTCCGGCCGCCGCCGCCCCCTCGTTTCCGTTGTTTCTTGTGGCGCTGATCGTGCTGGCGGCGGGCATCACGACGCTGCAGGTGGCGGCGAATCCCTATGTGGCCATTCTCGGGCCGCCTCACACGGCGTCGAGCCGGCTGAACCTGACGCAGGCCTTCAATTCGCTGGGCACGGTGCTGGCGCCGCTCTTTGGCGCGTGGCTCATTCTGGGGGATGCGCCCAAGGTGATCAAGGACCTGAAGGCGCTCACTCCGGCGGCTCTGCACCGGTACCATGTGGCGCAGGCGGCGACGGTGAAGATTCCTTACGTCGGCATCGCTCTGGTGCTGCTGCTGCTGGGTCTGCTGATTGCGTTCTACAAGTTCCCAAGGCTCGACATTACGCGCGACTTCCGGCCCGTGAATCCGGGGCAGGCGGACAGCATCTGGAATTACCGGCACCTCGTGCTGGGGGCCATCGGGATTTTTGTTTACGTAGGCGCCGAGGTTTCGATCGGCAGCTTTCTGACCAACTACTTCAATCAGCCCAATATCGGCGGATATTCGATTGAGGCCGCAGCCAAGCTGGTTCCTTACTACTGGGGCGGCGCGATGATTGGCCGCTTCATTGGCGCGGGCGCGCTGCAGCGTCTCAAGACCGGGCCGGTGGTGGGCATCTGCGCCATTGTGGCCGCGGTGCTTGTGATCTCCTCCATGCTGAGCTTCGGCCTGGTGGCGGTCTGGACGATTCTGCTGGTCGGCCTCTTCAATTCAATCCTGTTCCCGAGCATCTTCACGCTGGCTATCGCCGAGCTGGGGCCGCTCACGGGCAAGGCCTCGGGTCTGCTGTGCGTGGCGATTGTGGGCGGCGCCATTGTTCCGGAGATTCAGGGCGTTCTGGCCGATCACATCGGCATTCATCACGCCTTTATTCTGCCGGTGCTTTGCTACGCCTTCATCGCGTACTACGGCTTCCGTGGTTCGAGAATCGTCATTCCCGGCTGA
- a CDS encoding sulfite exporter TauE/SafE family protein, whose protein sequence is MGTIALSGWLLLSSLLAGMLGALTGLGGGVVIVPVLTLIFHVDIHYAIGASLISVIATSSGAAASYVRDGFSNVRIGMFLEVATTLGALFGAYLTTRVPSSAIGVVFGVVLLYSAWSSFRTKHDVHTDAHDPLATKLKLQGSFPGPEGAEAYTAQRVPAGFGLMYLAGTLSGLLGIGSGAVKVLAMDQAMRLPFKVSTTTSNFMIGVTAAASAGIYLSRGYISPELAMPVMLGVLAGSMIGARMLVHAPVRTLRTVFAFVIVALGFEMIYNSLAGRL, encoded by the coding sequence ATGGGCACAATCGCGCTTTCTGGATGGCTGTTGTTGAGTTCCCTGCTGGCGGGAATGCTGGGAGCATTGACAGGATTGGGCGGCGGGGTTGTGATCGTCCCGGTGCTGACGCTGATTTTTCACGTGGATATTCATTACGCCATTGGGGCATCGCTGATTTCAGTGATCGCGACCTCTTCCGGTGCGGCCGCTTCTTATGTGCGAGATGGCTTCTCCAATGTGCGCATCGGCATGTTTCTTGAGGTAGCGACTACGCTGGGCGCGCTGTTTGGCGCATATCTGACGACGCGGGTGCCGTCTTCGGCCATCGGCGTTGTTTTTGGCGTGGTACTGCTTTATTCGGCGTGGTCGTCCTTCCGCACCAAGCATGACGTTCATACCGACGCGCATGATCCGCTGGCGACAAAGCTCAAGCTGCAGGGCAGTTTTCCGGGTCCGGAGGGTGCGGAGGCTTACACGGCGCAACGCGTACCTGCGGGCTTCGGGCTGATGTATCTGGCTGGAACGCTTTCAGGACTGCTGGGCATCGGGTCGGGTGCCGTGAAGGTGCTGGCAATGGATCAGGCCATGCGCCTGCCCTTCAAAGTTTCAACGACCACCAGCAACTTCATGATTGGCGTTACGGCGGCGGCCAGCGCTGGAATTTATCTCAGTCGCGGTTACATTTCTCCGGAGCTGGCCATGCCCGTGATGCTGGGTGTGCTGGCGGGTTCCATGATCGGGGCGCGCATGCTGGTACACGCGCCGGTGCGGACGCTGCGCACGGTGTTTGCGTTTGTGATTGTCGCGCTCGGGTTTGAGATGATCTACAACAGCCTGGCGGGGAGGCTCTGA
- a CDS encoding nitrite/sulfite reductase: MAETAVVKETKAQKMERLKREKNPWDYFDEVRQFAREGRDSVVPEWASAYFKWWGVYTQGDGVGVTGGKGGEGLATQYFMMRIGLPNGILRSDQLRVIADLTQRYARDLADITVRQNIQLHWLTIESLPEVVDALERVGLSPRGACGDVVRNVTGCPLAGLAADELTDASPLAIDLATALIGNSEFYNLPRKFKICATGCSSWCCYPEINDIAFTATRRGDQIGYSVRVGGGLSNEPHLAVKLDAWVEPGQVLDVARVITEIFRDQQALRESRDRARIKYLFLKEGWTAESFLAELHARLGYQLAAGVEEQVPDEVHRDHVGIHAQKQPGLSYVGASVLRGRLTGLQLHQAADLADRFGNGELRATTMQNLIFVNVPTGRAAELAREIERIGMRVEGSQFWRGGVACTGTEFCKLAITETKGFLRWLVDELEERLPAFDQQLKLHVTGCPNSCGQHWIADIGLEGKKIKHNGQLVDAYYFCVGGSVGKYAGVSRPVGYRAPATEVPAALERLLSHYVQHREPQENLRAWFSRHEDSTLRALLAGETVAPVERDLPTGRVPQGVAG; the protein is encoded by the coding sequence ATGGCAGAGACTGCCGTAGTCAAAGAAACCAAAGCGCAGAAAATGGAACGCCTCAAGCGCGAGAAAAATCCGTGGGATTATTTCGACGAAGTACGGCAGTTTGCTCGCGAAGGCCGCGACAGCGTGGTGCCCGAGTGGGCCTCGGCCTATTTCAAATGGTGGGGAGTCTATACGCAGGGCGACGGTGTGGGCGTCACCGGCGGCAAAGGCGGCGAAGGGCTTGCCACGCAATACTTCATGATGCGCATCGGGCTGCCCAACGGCATTCTTCGCTCTGACCAGTTGCGCGTGATTGCCGATCTCACCCAGCGCTATGCCCGCGACCTGGCCGACATCACCGTTCGCCAGAATATTCAGTTGCATTGGCTCACCATTGAGTCGCTGCCCGAGGTAGTCGATGCTCTCGAGCGCGTGGGACTCTCTCCGCGAGGCGCCTGCGGCGACGTCGTGCGCAACGTCACCGGCTGCCCGCTCGCCGGCCTCGCGGCGGATGAACTCACCGACGCTTCCCCGCTCGCCATTGATCTGGCCACTGCGCTCATCGGCAACTCGGAGTTCTATAACCTGCCGCGCAAGTTCAAAATCTGCGCCACCGGCTGCTCCTCGTGGTGCTGCTATCCCGAGATCAACGACATTGCTTTCACCGCAACGCGCCGCGGCGATCAAATCGGCTACAGCGTGCGTGTCGGCGGAGGACTCTCGAACGAACCTCACCTCGCCGTGAAACTGGACGCATGGGTTGAGCCAGGCCAGGTGCTCGACGTCGCGCGAGTCATCACCGAGATCTTCCGCGACCAGCAGGCGCTGCGCGAGAGCCGCGACCGCGCCCGCATCAAGTACCTCTTCCTCAAAGAAGGATGGACCGCCGAGAGCTTTCTCGCCGAACTGCATGCGCGCCTCGGATACCAGCTCGCGGCCGGTGTCGAAGAACAAGTACCGGACGAAGTGCATCGCGACCACGTCGGCATTCACGCACAAAAACAGCCGGGCCTTTCTTACGTAGGCGCATCGGTGCTTCGTGGCCGCCTCACCGGACTCCAGCTTCATCAGGCCGCCGATCTTGCTGACCGCTTCGGCAATGGCGAACTGCGCGCGACCACCATGCAGAACCTCATCTTCGTCAATGTGCCCACCGGGCGCGCCGCCGAGCTCGCCCGTGAAATCGAACGCATCGGCATGCGTGTGGAGGGCAGCCAATTCTGGCGCGGAGGCGTTGCCTGCACCGGCACCGAGTTCTGCAAGCTCGCCATCACCGAGACCAAGGGCTTTCTGCGCTGGCTGGTCGATGAACTCGAAGAGCGTCTGCCGGCCTTTGACCAGCAGCTCAAGCTGCATGTGACCGGCTGCCCCAACAGTTGCGGGCAGCATTGGATCGCCGACATCGGGCTCGAAGGCAAAAAGATCAAGCACAACGGCCAACTGGTGGACGCCTATTACTTTTGCGTCGGCGGCTCAGTCGGCAAATATGCTGGAGTCTCGCGCCCCGTAGGCTATCGCGCCCCCGCGACCGAAGTACCGGCCGCGCTCGAACGCCTGCTGAGCCACTACGTGCAGCACCGCGAGCCGCAAGAGAATCTGCGCGCGTGGTTCAGCCGTCATGAGGACTCCACGCTGCGCGCGCTGCTGGCTGGCGAAACAGTCGCTCCCGTCGAGCGCGATCTGCCCACCGGCCGCGTTCCTCAAGGGGTGGCGGGATGA
- a CDS encoding precorrin-2 dehydrogenase/sirohydrochlorin ferrochelatase family protein, with product MSLFPAFLKLKKRRCLVVGAGEIAWSKITSLLDAEAAVHVIATEARDEVHVLAAQGRIHLELRAYRPDDVAGNFLVIAATDEMAVNASVYRDAEERNILCNAVDDPPNCDFYFGSIVRRGDLQVVISTNGESPALAQRLRREIDALLPLDLGPWLKDLGQLRREVLQLYPAGDDRKRLLHTLAHREVCGSEHCPSRKLAFAARPAIEDQPAALNGQR from the coding sequence ATGAGCCTCTTCCCTGCTTTTCTCAAGCTCAAAAAGCGGCGCTGCCTCGTGGTCGGCGCCGGCGAAATCGCATGGTCAAAGATCACCTCCCTGCTCGACGCCGAGGCCGCTGTGCATGTCATCGCAACGGAAGCGCGTGACGAAGTCCATGTGCTCGCCGCACAGGGCCGCATTCACCTCGAACTGCGCGCATATCGTCCCGACGATGTGGCGGGAAACTTCCTCGTCATTGCAGCTACCGACGAGATGGCAGTGAATGCCTCTGTGTATCGCGACGCCGAAGAGCGCAATATTCTCTGCAATGCGGTCGACGATCCGCCAAATTGTGATTTCTATTTCGGGTCCATCGTGCGCCGCGGCGACCTGCAGGTGGTGATTTCCACGAACGGAGAAAGTCCCGCGCTGGCGCAGCGGTTGCGCCGCGAAATCGACGCCTTGCTGCCCCTCGATCTCGGCCCGTGGCTCAAAGATCTGGGCCAGTTACGGCGCGAAGTGCTGCAACTCTATCCCGCCGGAGATGACCGCAAGCGGCTGCTGCACACCCTGGCCCATCGCGAGGTCTGCGGCTCAGAGCACTGCCCTTCGCGCAAATTAGCTTTCGCCGCGCGTCCTGCTATTGAAGACCAGCCCGCTGCTCTCAATGGCCAAAGATGA